Genomic segment of Streptomyces sp. NA02950:
TGGAGCGCCGCCTGGAGGTGGCCCGATGAGTTCGAGCGTCCTGTACGACGCCCCCGGCCCCAAGGCCCGTATCCGCAACCGGATCTTCTCGGTCGTCGGTGCCCTGGCCGTGCTCGGCATCGTCGTCTACGCCGTACTGCGCCTCGATGCCAAGGGCCAGTTCGAGCCGGAGATGTGGAACATCTTCAACAACGCGGGTGTGCGCACCAACATCCGCGACGGTGTGCTCACCACGCTCAAGGTGTTCGCGCTGGCGGCGGTGCTGTCCCTGGCCCTCGGCGCCCTGCTGGCGGTCGGCAGGCTCTCGGACCACAAGCCGGTCCGGTGGTTCGCGACCGGCTTCATCGAGCTGTTCCGGGCCGTCCCGCTGCTGATCACCATTTACTCCCTGTGGCTGCTCTTCCTCACCTACAAGTCGGAACTGGGATTCAGCGGCGACGGCACAGCGTTCTGGGCCCTGGTCATCGGCCTGACCATCTACAACGGCTCGGTGCAGGCGGAGGTGCTGCGGGCGGGCATCAACGCGGTGCCCAAGGGACAGCGCGAGGCCGCCTACGCCCTGGGCATGAGCAAGACCCAGGTCATGGTGACCGTCCTCATCCCGCAGGCGGTCCGGGCGATGCTGCCGACCATCATCAGCCAGCTGGTGGTCACCCTGAAGGACACCTCGCTCGGCTTCGTCATCACCTATGAGGAGCTGCTGTACTCGCTCCAGCAGATGGCCGGGAACATCGTCGTCAACGACGAGAACCCCTACTTCCCGATGATCGTCGTCGGCGGTGTCATCTACATCGCGATGTGCATGGCGCTCTCCGCCCTGGCCACCTGGATCGAGCGGCGCGGCCGCCGGACCAAGACCGGTATCCCGGTCGCGGACGCCGCCCAGCCGCTGGCCGCCGGTGACGCCGTGGACCTCACCACGACGGACGCCCCGGGCGGCAAGACGGACTGACGATCGGTCGTATCGGAGTCCTCCAAGGGCGGTGGCGCGTGCGCCACCGCCCTTCGTCGCTTGACGCGGGCACCCGCAGTCGGTTGCATGCTTTCTGTGATCGCTCACCGGGTTTCAACTGCCAGTTTCCGTACGTCACGTACGACCCGCAGGGCCACAGGAACCGCACCGTGGACCCGGTGATCGTCGCCGGGGCGGGCCCGGTCGGACTCACCCTGGCCCTCGCCCTCGCCCGTCACGACGTGCCCGTCGTGCTCTTCGACGAGTCCGCCGACGCCGACGAGAACCGCCTCGCCCGCACCGTCGTTCTGCGCCAGGACACCGCCGCCCTGCTGGAGCGGCTGGGCTGCCGGGCCGCCGCCCGTACCGCGCCGTGGACCGGCTGGCGCACCATGCGGCGGCGGCAGCTGGTCCGGCAGCTCCCCCTGGCCCCGGGCCCCCTCTTCGACACCCGGCGCGGTATCGGCCTGCCGGGCGCCCGCGACGGCGACGACCAGGACGGCGGATCCCCGGACGACAAGGCGGCCGCGCCGCTCTCACCGGTGCACCTGCCGCAGCACGAGCTCACCCGGGCGCTGCGCGGTGCGCTGGCGGCCATCGGCGACGAGGACCTCGTCCGCATCGTCACCGGAACCCGGGTCGAGACCCTGGAGCAGGACGACCACGGGGTCAGTGTGCGCACCCGCGGCGCCCACGCCACCTGGTGGCGGGGCAGCCATCTGGTCGGCTGCGACGGGCCCCGGTCCACGGTCCGCAAGGCCCTCGGGGTGCGTTTCCCGGGGCG
This window contains:
- a CDS encoding amino acid ABC transporter permease; this translates as MSSSVLYDAPGPKARIRNRIFSVVGALAVLGIVVYAVLRLDAKGQFEPEMWNIFNNAGVRTNIRDGVLTTLKVFALAAVLSLALGALLAVGRLSDHKPVRWFATGFIELFRAVPLLITIYSLWLLFLTYKSELGFSGDGTAFWALVIGLTIYNGSVQAEVLRAGINAVPKGQREAAYALGMSKTQVMVTVLIPQAVRAMLPTIISQLVVTLKDTSLGFVITYEELLYSLQQMAGNIVVNDENPYFPMIVVGGVIYIAMCMALSALATWIERRGRRTKTGIPVADAAQPLAAGDAVDLTTTDAPGGKTD